One Littorina saxatilis isolate snail1 linkage group LG12, US_GU_Lsax_2.0, whole genome shotgun sequence genomic region harbors:
- the LOC138983090 gene encoding uncharacterized protein — MKLGFHLYQRLLLLSPVPLLLLAATIFLTTSNLHWAQLPHGLSVIMSAHQPSNTCQSNTSNDLCGVCDLTVNWSHRGITCDSCGIWFHVQCQRIGTRTYSNLGDEDITWHCVVCGNANHSSTAYDLHGVEQEFGLSSASLPPSSDGFKPLHSSTPTRSSQQNKRKSRPLRLLNINFQSVTGKKAELANLIMTAKPDVIIGTETWLDPNVRDSEYLPPNYKAIRRDRNRRGGGVLVAAREDLQVTAVPDFNTDCEILWTKLCTPGNRALYICAYYRPDVSDKRSMEHLEASLRRGINGMGNANVVIAGDFNLPGLVWPEATVRPGSAYPALHEEFVELTFDLGLEQVVHHPTRGGNFLDLVLTNASDLVPRVEVMPKLADHEVVYFEFQAKATRSPNIARPVPLYAKADWDSMKTDMAALMEKIDSLDPASPVDTLWTTFRDGLLQSIKQHIPHKTAKHKQSYPWIT, encoded by the coding sequence ATGAAATTAGGTTTTCACCTTTACCAGCGATTGCTGCTCCTCTCACCTGTGCCGCTGCTACTACTAGCGGCAACCATCTTCCTTACCACCAGCAACCTGCACTGGGCGCAACTGCCCCACGGCCTGAGTGTCATCATGTCAGCCCACCAGCCCAGCAACACCTGCCAGAGCAACACCTCCAACGACCTTTGTGGAGTTTGCGACCTAACAGTGAACTGGTCGCACCGAGGAATCACTTGCGACTCGTGCGGCATCTGGTTTCATGTCCAGTGCCAACGAATTGGCACCCGGACCTACAGCAACCTTGGAGACGAGGACATCACATGGCACTGTGTGGTGTGCGGTAATGCAAATCACAGCTCCACTGCGTACGACCTCCATGGAGTTGAGCAGGAGTTTGGGCTTAGCTCTGCATCATTGCCACCGTCCAGTGATGGCTTCAAGCCCCTACACTCCTCCACTCCAACAAGAAGCAGCCAGCAGAACAAACGCAAGTCTAGACCATTGCGGCTACTGAACATTAATTTTCAGTCGGTGACAGGCAAGAAGGCAGAACTCGCCAACCTCATCATGACTGCCAAACCTGACGTAATTATTGGAACGGAGACATGGCTCGACCCAAATGTCCGAGACAGTGAATACCTGCCGCCCAATTACAAGGCCATTcgcagagacagaaatagaagaGGAGGAGGCGTGCTAGTCGCTGCACGCGAGGACCTACAGGTTACCGCAGTGCCTGACTTCAACACCGACTGCGAGATTTTGTGGACAAAGTTGTGCACCCCTGGCAATAGAGCATTGTATATCTGTGCTTATTACCGCCCCGACGTTTCCGACAAGAGAAGCATGGAACACCTTGAGGCATCGCTGAGGAGAGGCATCAACGGCATGGGAAATGCCAACGTTGTCATCGCTGGCGACTTTAACCTCCCTGGCCTAGTATGGCCTGAGGCCACAGTAAGACCAGGATCAGCATACCCGGCCCTTCATGAGGAGTTTGTGGAACTCACATTCGACCTGGGACTGGAGCAGGTGGTTCACCATCCAACACGCGGCGGCAACTTTTTGGACCTTGTTCTCACCAACGCCTCAGACCTCGTCCCTCGAGTCGAGGTCATGCCGAAACTGGCTGACCACGAGGTGGTGTACTTCGAGTTTCAGGCCAAGGCCACCAGATCCCCGAACATCGCCCGTCCTGTCCCCCTATATGCAAAAGCAGACTGGGACAGCATGAAGACCGACATGGCTGCCCTCATGGAGAAGATTGACAGCCTTGACCCTGCCTCCCCTGTTGATACCCTCTGGACGACCTTCAGAGATGGACTCCTGCAGTCAATCAAGCAGCACATACCACACAAGACTGCAAAACACAAGCAATCCTATCCCTggattacataa